The Setaria viridis chromosome 9, Setaria_viridis_v4.0, whole genome shotgun sequence sequence AGGAGAAATGTTTGGACCTGGAGGTCGGCACATAGCGAGGAAAGCCCCCGAGCGTAAAGGCGAGGGTGAGGTCTGTCGATcaggtcggacagcccccgagcattaaTAAGAGCTTGGGTAAGAAAGCAAGAAGGTAGTgggtacgcaaagaacctctgaggttttatttattcaatgtaaAAAGTataaagagtacatagcttgAACATCCTAAGGGTATAAGCATCGCAGGTGTTGAATGTTACACGGGTTAGGGATGCCTGAGCCGTCCGCCGACTGCAGCCGGTAAGTGCCAGGCTAGATGACTTCTTTAATGATGAAGGGCTCCTCCCTTGGGACTGGCAACTTGTGCATCTCCTTGGTGGACTAGATCCGGCGAAGCATTAGGTCACCAAAGTTGAATGAGCATTCCAGGACATTCCTATCGTGGTAACGTCAAATCTGCAGCTCGTGCTGCACATGCTTGATGAGGGCCTCCACAGGATGCTCTTCCCAGCTATCGATGTCGACCTGCCGACTCTTTTTTGCTTCCCTTTCCTTGTAGTATTGAATCTGTGGGGCACCAAAGGCTACATCTATTGGTAGTACAACCCCTGAGCCATAGACGAGGAAGAATGGGGTGTAGCCAGTGGCCGGACTCTTTTGGGTGCGGAGGCTTTAAATGACGTAGGGTTACTCGCGGAGCCATTTGGTGGTGTACTTGGATGTGTCGTCaaagatgcgagacttgagggattggaggaccatcccattcgcacgtTCGACCTGGCCATTGCATCGTGGGTGAGCTTCTAAGGAGTAGTATACgtcgatgaggttgtcttgACAAAAATCCCAGAACTCGAATCCTGTGAGTTGTTTGCCTAGGTCAGTGATGATCTTATTGGGGAACCTGAAGCGGTGTGTGAACTCTTCAACGAATTGAGTAGCTTTGGCCGACTCTATGCTGGTGATAGCcttgacttcaatccacttggtgaatttgtcaactgccataAAGATATGGGTGTATCCGGTCAGAGCGGTCTTGAAAGGGCCGACCATATCTATCCCCCAGCATTCGAAGGGCCAAGATGGCGGGATGGTGCGCAGGGCCTGCGCcgggaggtgctgctgcttggagaaAAATTAGCACCCTTTACACCTCTGAACGAGCTCTTTTGCATCGGCGATAGCATTTGGCCAGTAGAAGCTAGAGTGGAACACTTTCCCGACTAGATTGCCCAAGGTGACATGGTTCCTGCACGAACCCGAGTGGATTTCATGGAGGAGTTCTAGGCCTTCGTTGTGGAGGATGTACTTCATCAAAAGGCTGGTAGATGCAGCCTTCCTGTACAACTCCTTACTAATCACAACGTAGTTGGTGCTGCGTCGTGCGAGCTTTTCGTGCTTGGCTTTATCCTCCGAAGACATGTTGTCGGTGATAAATGCGATGAAAGGTGCGCGCCCATCGTCCAGGTTCAATATCTTGATAGAGGGTTTTCTCAAAACCTGGAGGAACATGTCGACCGGGACTTGGGCATGTTTCGAGctgagcttggataggacgtcgGCGATGACGATGTGTTCTCTAGGGACGTGatggaactcaagaccgtcGAAGTGAGCCTCGAGTTTGTTGACCTCGACGCAGTAGGCATCCATGGTTTCCTTGGTGTACTCCTAGGATTTGTTGACCTACttgatgacaaccttggagCCGCCAAACGTGAGGATGCACTTAATGCTGAGCGAGGCAGCGATGCATAGCCCGTGCatgagggcctcgtactcagtACCATTGTTGGTAGCCTTGTAGTGGGTCTAGAGGACACACTTGACCTGCTCACCTtttggggatatgaagaggaccctgTGCTagctccttcgaggttgagggcgCCGTCAAAATACATCATCTAGTGCTCCAGCCTCTACAGGGAGGGCGGCTCTTGGATCCTAGTCCATTCGCCGACGAAGTCGGCCAAGATCTGGGACTTGATCGCATGATGTGGGTAGAAGTCGATGTCGAATTCGCCGAGCTCCACATACCATTTGACGACTCGGCCGTGGACATCCTTGTTGTGCAGAATTTCGCTCACCaagttcttgatgccaaaaggggCGCAGGGAGAGCCCTACACTGACCTTCCAGGGCGTAGTGCCACCTcgaagaggttgatgcactcagcaatggtgttgctgatgcgatctagccccacgaTTAGATCGGAGGGTATGGGTGGGTGGATTGTTGCGAGGATGCGCGAGatcctctctgagagagagGTCGCCGACTTGCTGGGTAAGCAgcgtgatgatcctcgggtgatGGCCTTGCTCCATCGACGTAGATCCGATGGATGCCGAGCTGGTAGCGGAGAACGAGTCGGTgatggaggtggtggagtcGGAGTCCACCGACATGCCCCCAAAGCGGAgctggatcgggttggcgaggaagttCTTCATGCTCTCAAGGAAGATGACGCAGGGGCAGGATGCCATTGAGCTTGCTAGGGAGGATCTCATGATCACCCCTACTTAGCACGCCAACTGTCAGATTttgtgaccggcagtccaccagggggttacccaggtcgtagatttgtaggcgggggagatcttaagatcaagaactcgaatggtaacacaaagATGGAAGGTTTAGAAAGGTTCAGGCCTTCGGAGAGTAGTACCCAACATcatgtgttctggtggattgtattgctgatcgtaGATGTGAAGAGTTACATGAGGTGGGATGAGTTGAGTTAACCTCAAGGGGGTGTCCCTAGCCGtcttatataggttgacgacCAAGGGTTACAATCGggtaggatctaatcctagtcggttgttacatagAAAGCAATTTGAGTTAGTTTACAataagtatcccgtgatatctgGGATGAATTGATTCGTCTGGCCTCCTAGCTTTTGCTCCATGTGTtttcatgccttggcccgcacggcatggttgagtgggcccacttgtcaaggccgaccagtatcctggtcagtagggacccatgggtacccttatccctcaaaaCCTTCTCTTAAGTGGGCTTGCCCCACGTACTTTATCTCAAGTAATGTTTTTATGGTAGGAAGCATGCTCATCTCCCATACCTATCAGGCATGCACaccaggcccatgagtaggccctgaatggcccactaaggggcgtacttgGACACAatcaagacaagggggctacgcggcaagaggcgtatcccactcggactagttagatctgcatatggaaactactcggtctacaccgagtagaactttgtaatcgtacccgactaggattcaaacttgtaaccctgccctcccgagtatataagggcgagcagggaccccctcaaagacaacaactccagttcatctaagatcaatacaagcaactcacaggacgtagggtattacgcgatctagcggctcgaacctgtctaaatcgtattCCTTGCGtgaccatcgactccttgattctcgatggcccttaccgcacaaaagaccacttagggtaccccctaggcgggttgccggtctaaaataccgacagctggcacaccaggtaggggtgctcgtcgagtttctctgcGTGAGCTCGATGGCACCTGTCGTTATCAAGCCTGTtttcacctttgaggcaggCACAACTTttattttcggatcctggctttgtaTCGCCGACAACACTGGATTGTTTCagcgccaaatcatcaacatctaGGAGAAGAAATCCCTCAACAAAAGCTTTTCTCAGCCAAAAACAGAGGATTCGGCTAGGAAAAACtgaaatttcaaaatcaacaaccccgagttcgactacgcgtcagACTCGACCCTAGTTCGAACTAGTCGGTCCCAATCACTTTAcaaatcgacttcgactccaaaacggttcccatacggactccgcaatgtagccgaagtctaccaaggtctcctcactTGAATCcaactcgaacacgggaaaGACGAAGATGACAACTCCAACTCGGACTACGTTCCAGAGATCCCGCTATTaggaccagcccaaggtctggtaataacttcaacatcgcaaggcagattcgttcactggccaggaatgagaccatccctcctcgcccgcgactacgagtcacgcctcgtcgctcatatagacaacctcccgtaccaggaaggcgtcccactcattTCAAGCCGCAAGGAAAGTACCATggaaatcgcaacatcaagctctggaagctactacccagacagggaagtcttcgttattactcaaaataacaatgcGGGTACTAgtcaacagagaacccctcgacggatagcacaactcgataacgtctcagaagacgagtcatcagctaacgccccgcaatatgaaacttccgatcaaagaaaccaaagaaggatgcgcaatgttACTCGGGCCAAACGCCGACAAATGCTGgttacaaacattcccatcacaaaccttgaaaaaGCATTTGACACAGTATAGGCTCAAgaacacaatactccactcgcggcaattgcctcgatcaacctcatatcaatactcatacctcgagacagagacaacgaagtcacagctcaactcgcgcagcgaggcaacggactaattgcacaactcgcggaacaagcttacaagctactcgacaaggaatcaccaatcccgtctgttccccACATTACAGCTCATCAAGAGGGCAGTAAAGGTGCTGCAGTTAACAACGACTTCCACGAAGTACAAAGGAAcaacaacgaagtagtcaaccaaccaaggcaacatagccaaggtccaagTAAACACAACGTTCCAGTACGACAAAaagatgttggagaggtcagctgcaccaactccgcAAAAAGTCCTCACCATATCTggaaaagttatgaagtatcgAATTTTAGCGATCTGcgagaaataatcaacagtcgacgtgagcgagaagtcgacaattacaaccactttTCTGccttcacaaatcgggtaatgaggacaagattacccgaaaagttcaaaccaacaggaatcactaagtatgacggcaagcaagacccaattcaatggctccgatgctactcgTTGGCAGTCCAGGCAGCTAGGGGCAATAATGACActaaagtcatccattttcccatatgcatgggaccCGTGCCtctgacatggcttgagtcactcaagcctagatcaatcgactcttgggcagacttgacaaaagctttcaccaacaactatgctggctccatgactagaccgggtaacaagatcgacctaagtcaagtaaaatagAAAGAAGGCAAAACACTACGTGACTACTTGCGAtgattcttcaaaaagaaggccattatagtcgacatttcagaaacagacgtcatcgagtgcttctaaaatggcctctacgatcgatgaacataccaagacttcggcagaTGAGAACCGGCAAATGTCAAggatctcaaagtcatggtgcaacaatgggcaaatgaagaagacaaagagcgagaacggttcagctcccatcgcaaccgcggACGTGACAATAACAACAACGACCAAGATAGAAATCGACACAGCGATACTCGGAACAATTTTTCGAGTAATCAAAATTGCAAACGGAAAcccgacaacaccattgcttccatgactaactcagggaagaaggggtcccgcaaaaatgatgaagggccaagcttcaccgaactactcaaaaaatagtGCCTATGGCACctgactagcaaacactcagcaatagactgctacagcatgcgtcgagtaatgcaagatttgcccgcaccaccacctcctgaggagtacaacaagaatAAAGATAAAGGCAAAAAACAAGGCCCACAACGATGAAGAAGGAGAGGGCGACTTCCAGACTCCCTCCAAAatagtcaacgtcatctttggcggaatcccaagCACCCCATCAAAGCGGTCCAACAAACTGGTACTTAGGGAAATCATgtccatcgaaccaacagaccCAACACTGCTAAAATGGTCAgtggtacccataaccttcagcagaaaggaccagtggaaaaaattctcagagccaggccgattccctctagtactcgatcccatCGTTGCAGGATCAAAACTGACAAatgtactcattgatggcggaagcggactcaacgtcattttcaccaaaacactaaggaagatgtgccttgaCATCAcggaaatgctcactccaatagattcacccttctacagaatcgtaccaggaaacgcagccataccactaggacaagtcgtcctgctAGTTACTTTTGGAATTAAGGAACACTAccaaaccgagtacatcagatttgaagtcgctgacttcgagacatcttaccatggcatactcggaagaccagttttagctaagttcatggccataccacactacgtttacctcgtactcaaaatgccggggactaagggagaactaacgctacgaggagatctacggtgatcttacgagtgcgacaccgaagccgtggagattgccgcaacctctcaagcacccagccctatgcaacaagttttcacagcttcaaagaaacttcacccaacagaactcgagatcccagaaaacaagtcggggtccacaaaagtgaaaccagcaagcgagaaagacttcaaaacagttgatctc is a genomic window containing:
- the LOC117835531 gene encoding uncharacterized protein: MDAYCVEVNKLEAHFDGLEFHHVPREHIVIADVLSKLSSKHAQVPVDMFLQVLRKPSIKILNLDDGRAPFIAFITDNMSSEDKAKHEKLARRSTNYVVISKELYRKAASTSLLMKYILHNEGLELLHEIHSVDKFTKWIEVKAITSIESAKATQFVEEFTHRFRFPNKIITDLGKQLTGFEFWDFCQDNLIDVYYSLEAHPRCNGQVERANGMVLQSLKSRIFDDTSKYTTKWLRE